The genomic window CCCGCGTCCAACCGGTAGCGCCCGTCCGCGAGACCGTCCCTGTCGACGATCTCCAACACCAGCGTCCCGGTCCCCGCGTACGTACGGGCCTCCAGCGCCCGTACGACGTCCAGGATCCGCACCCACAGCCAGTCCGCCTGGGTGGTGACGCTCGCGGCGCGCGGGTCGGGGAAGAAGTGCGGGAGGAGGTCGTCGGGGGCCCGCCAGCCCGACTTGACCTTCGTGATCCAGTCGATCGAGCAGAGGTAGTGCCACAGGGCGCGCTCGGCGGGCGGGGTCGTCGCGATCAGCCAGTTGACGTCGGCCGTGTCGTGCGGCTGCTTCCGCTGCCAGTTGTCGTCCGCGGCGTACGAGACGAGGCCCTCGATCTCGCCGGCCGCCGAGCGGTACACGGCGTAGAACGGCTCGTCCCAGGAGGAGTTGATCCGCAGGTCACCGGTGTTGACCCGCCACCAGCGCTCGTCGCGGCTCACCACGCCGGGCTGGGCGTGGCGGAGCCGGTCGTGGAGGGCGGGACCGAGTGCGCGTACGGCCGCGCCGTCGACGAGGTCGACACGGCCACCGTCCGCCGGGCCCGACCAACGGGGGTCCAGACCGGTGCGGGGGACGTCGATGGTCCACTCGGTGGTCGAGGTGGCGGGGCCGAAGCCGTAGCGGCCGTAGATCGGGTACTCGGCGGCGATCAGGGTCGCCACGACGTCTCCGCGTTCCTTCGCGGCGGTGAGGTCGTGGGCCATCATCCGGGTGAGGATGCCTCGGCGGCGGTGCGTGGGGCTGACCGTGACGTTCGAGATGGCGTCGGCGGGGACGGTTCCGCCGCCGACGGTCGTCAGCTCCTGGGGGAAGGAGCGGAACGTCGCCACGGCCGGGGAGGTTCCCCCGGTGAGGAGTCCGGTGTGGGTGCCGGACTCGTCGAACGCGGCGAGGGTGCGGGGTGGGGCGATGTGGGACGTGCGGTCCTTGAGCTCCCGGGGGGAGAGGGGGGTCGGGGCACGTAGGAAGCCGGTGTCCAGGGCGCGGAGCCAGGCGGGCATCTCGTCCTCGGTTATGGGGCGTACGGCGATGTCCTGGGAGGAGCTCATGAGGTCACGCTAGGGGGGCGCCGCGGGTGTGTCGCGGGGATTTTCGCCCCCGCCGCCCCTACCCGTCCCTCCCCCATCCAGGGGCGCTGCCCCTTCGACCCCCTTTCTGGGGGCTGCCGCCCCCAGGCCCCCGCTGGGATGAGAGGGCCCGCGTGCGTTCGTAAGTGCCGGGGCGTCGTGGCTTGTCGCGCAGTTCCCCGCGCCCCTAGGGGGTTTCGGGCGCCCCTCGTTCAGAACGTCGGGCGGATTTCTCCCACCTCCCTGCCTCCGCCCAACAGCGGGGTGCTGCCGATGCTGGACGCGACCTCCGGCTCCACGCCCAGCAGCGTGAGGGCTCGGCCCAGCACTGGCCCCAGTGCCCTCGCCGCGCCGTCTTCGATCTTGAAGGCCAGGGCTCGACCGTCGGGAAGGGCTGTGGCCTGGACGGCTTCGGCGCCCACTTTGCTGAGCGTGCCGGGGAGGGTGCGCATGAGGTGGGTGTCGTGGCGTCGGGTGCCGGCCACGTACTCGGGGTGGGCGCGCATGGCGTCGGCGACGCGGCGTTCGGCGGAGTCGGGCGGGGCGAGGACGAAGGTGCGGAAGGCGCGGGCCAGGCCGGTGAGGCTGATCGCCATCAGCGGGGCGCCACAGCCGTCGACGCCCACCGCCGCCACCGGCTCGTCCGCCGCCTCCTCCACCACCTCGCGGATGAGGCGCTGGAGGGGATGGTCCGGGTCCAGGTACGACTCGGTCGGCCACCCCCGCAGGGCCGCCGCCGCCAGCATCGCCGTGTGCTTGCCGGAGCAGTTCATGGCCACCCGGTCGCGTACACCACCGGCGGCCAGATACGCCTCCGCCTCCACCCGGTCCACCGGCAGGTCCGGCGGGCACTGGAGCTGCGCGGCACTCAGGCCGTGTTCCGCCAGCATCTTCCGTACGAGATCTCGGTGGAACTCCTCCCCCGAGTGGCTCGCGGCGGCCAACGCCAGCCGTTCCCCGGCGAGTTCGAGCCCCGCGCGGAGCACACCGGCCGCCTGCATCGGCTTGTTGGCCGACCGGGGGAAGACCGGCACCGCCACGTCCCCCAGCGCCGCCTCCACCGAGCCGTCCGCCGCCAACAACACCAGGCTGCCCCGATGCCGTCCCTCCACGAACCCGGAACGTACGACCTCCGCGAGCACGGGAGGGGCGACGGCACCAGGGAGTTCTGCGGGCAGGGACGGTATCGCGGGGTTCTCGGACATCGGCGGGCGCCTTCCTGAACGGGAACGGGAACGGGAGTGGGAACGGAAATGGGAACGGGAACGGGAACGCGGATGGGCTCGGAAATGGGCTCGGGCACAGGCACGGGCACAGGCACGGGCTCGGAAATGGACCCGCTCCGGCCCCGGGGCCTATCCGTGCCGCAGCGGCCCCGGGTGCCCCCGGAGCCGCTGCGGCAGGTACGTCGGATACGTCGGATACGTCAGATCAGCAGGTCGTCCACTTGGGCTTCGCCCTCACGGTACCGGCGGGCGATCTCAGCGCTGCAGCCGTCGGCGGTGCGCTGGAGGCGCTGGCGGCGGCCGGAGATCTGTTGCTCGTGGTGGACGAGGCGGGCGAGGCCGGCGGTGAGTTCGTCGTCGGTGCGGGCTTCGAGGTCGGAGAGTTCGACCTCGTCGAGCAGCTCGGCGGCGAGCCGTCGGTACTCCTCACCGTACGGCGTGCCCACGGTGACATGGCGGGCCGACGAACGGTGCCGGGCCGGGGCGTCCGTGAGGATCGCCGAGAGCCGGTCGACGAGCGCCGAGGGTTCCCCCGGGTCCCCGGGGTCCGCCGCGCCGCCCCGGCGGGCCAGTTCGGCCCGCAGGATGTCGATACGGCCCTGGAGCAGCCGCCGCAGATAACTGAGATCGGCCTCGTCCCGCTGGGCGTCCCGGCGCAGTGTGCGCAGTGCGGGCAGCCGCAGCCGGGACAGGTCGTGCTCGGCCGGGTCCGGCGGCGGCAGTGGTCCGCTGTCCGTGCGCTGGACCGGTGGCCGGCGGACGCCGGGGCCGGGCCCCGGGGTCGTACGGGTAAACGTCGCAGTCCCCGGGGGCTGCTCGGTACTCGATGTGCTCATGCGCCTCAACCGTCCCCTCGACCGGTGTGTGTGAGCATGGTGCCACTCCCAGTGGCCACAATGTGACCGAGGCCCCCCGATCCACCCCAGATGGACGGTAATGGATCAATGAGAAAGTCCGGGCAAAGCTCTCTTCAAACGCCCGTGATCACAAACCCCCCGTAAGGAGGACCCCCTCGCGTACGGCCGATGGACGTCGGCGGCATGATGGTCGGCATGCGTGCGGTGGTGCAGAGGGTCGACGGCGCGAGCGTCGTCGTGGACGGTGAGACGGTCGGGGCGATCGAGGGCGAGGGTTTGTGCGTCCTCGTCGGGGTGACGCACGACGACACCAAGGAGAAGGCGGCGCAGCTGGCGCGCAAGCTGTGGTCCGTGCGGATGCTGCACGACGAGAAGTCGTGCGGTGATGTGGACGCGCCGTTGCTGGTGATCAGCCAGTTCACGTTGTACGGGGATGCGCGCAAGGGGCGGCGGCCCACCTGGAACGCGGCGGCGCCCGGCGATGTCGCCGAGCCGCTGGTGGAGGAGGTCGTCGCGCAGTTGCGGGCGTTGGGGGCGACTGTGGCGACGGGGCGGTTCGGGGCGAAGATGCGGGTGTCGCTGACGAACGACGGGCCGTTCACGGTGCTGCTGGAGATGTAGGGCGCCCCGAGCTGTCGCGGGGCGGGGGGGGGGGGAGGGGGCGCCACCCGGCGTGTACGGGATGCCGCTGTGCCCACCCGCCCCACCACCTACCTAGGGCTCCACGACCACTTCCTGCGCCGCAGCCGTCGTGTCCGCCAGCAGCCTCGCGTCGGTCGCCACGTTGCGTTTGACCAGGGCCAGGGCCACCGGGCCCAGTTCGTGGTGGCGTGCCGAGGTCGTGATGAAGCCGATCTTGCGGCCTTCGGGGCCGTCGTCCGCGAGGCGGATCTCCGCGCCTCGGGGCGGGAGGTGGACCTCGCTGCCGTCGAGGTGGAGGAAGACGAGGCGGCGGGGGGGCTTGCCGAGGTTCTGGACGCGGGCGACGGTTTCCTGGCCGCGGTAGCAGCCCTTCTGGAGATGTACCGCCGTGCCGATCCAGCCGAGCTCGTGCGGGATGGTGCGGTGGTCGGTCTCGAAGCCGAGGCGGGGGCGGTGGTGCTCGACGCGCAGCGCCTCGTACGCGAGGAGTCCGGCCGCGGGGCCCGTCTTCTCGGCGTACGACTCCAGGTCCGTGCGCGGGAGGAAGAGATCACGGCCGTACGGCGTCTCGCGCACGACCACGCCCTTCGGGACCTCGGCGATCGAACCGGCCGGGAGGTGGACGACCGCGAAGTCGTCCGTCCTGTCGGCCGCCTCGACCCGGTAGAAGAACTTCATCGACTCCAGGTACGCGAGGAGCGCCTCCTGGGTGCCGGGCTCGACGTGGGCCCAGACCGTCGTGCCGTCGTCGACCAGGTACAGCGCGTGCTCGATGTGACCGTTGGCGGAGAGGATCAGCGCCTCGGTGGCCTCGCCGGTGGGGAGTTCGCTGACGTGCTGGGTGAGCAGCAGATGCAGCCAGCTGAGCCGGTCCTCGCCGGAGACGGCGATGACACCCCGGTGGGAGAGGTCGACGAATCCGGCGCCGTCGGCGAGGGCTCGCTGTTCTCGGAAGAGGTCGCCGTAGTGGGCGGCGACATCTTCGTCCACGCCCTCGGCGGGAACGGCTCCGGGCAGGGACAGCAGAGGGCTCTTCATACGTCTAAGCCTACGACTCGGTAGTTGAACTCTTGGTTGTTGAATTCTTGGTGGTTGAGCTCTTGAGAGAGCAGTCCTCGCAGCGGCCGAAGATCGCGAAGTGCTTCATGTCCGTGTCGAAGCCGAACGTCTCGCGCAGCTTGGCCGTGAAGTCCGCCGCCACCGACACATCCGCCTCGATCACGTTCGTGCAGTCGCGGCACACGAGGTGGATGTGGTGGTGCCGGTCGGCCAGGTGGTACGTCGGCGCCCCGTGCCCCAGATGGGCATGGCTGACCAGCCCGAGCTCCTCCAGGAGCTCCAGGGTCCGGTAGACCGTGGAAATGTTGACCCCCGACGCCGTCTTCCTCACTTCCACGAGGATGTCGTCAGGGGTCGCGTGCTCAAGGGTGTCCACGGCTTCGAGCACGAGTTGCCGCTGCGGCGTCAGCCGGTAGCCGCGCTGCCTGAGGTCACTCTTCCAGTCGGTGCTCACCACACGCCCAGTCTAGGGCGGGGAGGCGGAGTCATGGCTCGGCAGACAGGACACCGTTCATCAAGGCGTCAGCGAGCACACTGCGGTACGCACGAGTCGCGCGAGTGATCTCGGCATACGCCTGGATCTTGTCGTCGAGGGCGGCGAGCGTGGCACCGATCGCCGTCTGCTCGGCGACCGACGGCACGAGGACGGGCAGCTCACCCAGGGTGCGAATGCTCAGTGACGGGATGACGGCCCCGGCCGTCCGTGTCCTGATCCAGTCCTGTGCCGTGGTCGCGCTCAGATAGGCCGCGAGATACGCGGCCTCGACCCCTCCCGCCCCGGGCAGCCTGAGCCGTACCAGGTTGGGGTGGAACAGCCAGCCTGCGTGCTCCCCGGTGACCAGTGCGCAACGGCCCACGGTACCGGTGCGGGTGATGAGGATGTCTCCCTCGGCCAGTTCGTACTTCGCCAGAGTCCGCGCCCGGTCCCACGGGATCGCGGGTACGGCCGGGGCCTCCTCGGTGACGATGCGCCGACCCCGCAGGTCACGCGGCAGGACGACGGGGACGCCGCCATCCGCCTGGGTGAGGCCCTTGTCCTCGGTACGTTGGCCCGGCCCGGCCTGGATGGAGGCCCACAGCTCCCCCAGCAGGCAACTCGACCAGCCGGCCGGTGGCACGAAACCCTTGGTCCCCTCGGTCGTCGTCACAGTCCGTACCTCCCGAGCCATCGGGCCGCTTCGGCCTCGGCCGCATCCGCCCGAACATGCAGGGTCGCGATCTCCTCGGCCAGGCTCGCCAGCCGGTCCCGGACCTCGGCGGGGCCGGCCGCTGGGGCGACCGAGGTCGGGCCGGGGAGCCGGACATAACGCGAGGGATCCAGATTGTGGCCGTGCTCCACGATGTCCGACACCGGCACG from Streptomyces sp. DSM 40750 includes these protein-coding regions:
- a CDS encoding GNAT family N-acetyltransferase, with the protein product MSSSQDIAVRPITEDEMPAWLRALDTGFLRAPTPLSPRELKDRTSHIAPPRTLAAFDESGTHTGLLTGGTSPAVATFRSFPQELTTVGGGTVPADAISNVTVSPTHRRRGILTRMMAHDLTAAKERGDVVATLIAAEYPIYGRYGFGPATSTTEWTIDVPRTGLDPRWSGPADGGRVDLVDGAAVRALGPALHDRLRHAQPGVVSRDERWWRVNTGDLRINSSWDEPFYAVYRSAAGEIEGLVSYAADDNWQRKQPHDTADVNWLIATTPPAERALWHYLCSIDWITKVKSGWRAPDDLLPHFFPDPRAASVTTQADWLWVRILDVVRALEARTYAGTGTLVLEIVDRDGLADGRYRLDAGPDGASCVPTREDGDLVLEAADLAALWLGDESAVRLAALGRVREQRKGAASMADALLRTSRRPWCPDLF
- a CDS encoding asparaginase, which gives rise to MSENPAIPSLPAELPGAVAPPVLAEVVRSGFVEGRHRGSLVLLAADGSVEAALGDVAVPVFPRSANKPMQAAGVLRAGLELAGERLALAAASHSGEEFHRDLVRKMLAEHGLSAAQLQCPPDLPVDRVEAEAYLAAGGVRDRVAMNCSGKHTAMLAAAALRGWPTESYLDPDHPLQRLIREVVEEAADEPVAAVGVDGCGAPLMAISLTGLARAFRTFVLAPPDSAERRVADAMRAHPEYVAGTRRHDTHLMRTLPGTLSKVGAEAVQATALPDGRALAFKIEDGAARALGPVLGRALTLLGVEPEVASSIGSTPLLGGGREVGEIRPTF
- a CDS encoding RsiG family protein; the encoded protein is MSTSSTEQPPGTATFTRTTPGPGPGVRRPPVQRTDSGPLPPPDPAEHDLSRLRLPALRTLRRDAQRDEADLSYLRRLLQGRIDILRAELARRGGAADPGDPGEPSALVDRLSAILTDAPARHRSSARHVTVGTPYGEEYRRLAAELLDEVELSDLEARTDDELTAGLARLVHHEQQISGRRQRLQRTADGCSAEIARRYREGEAQVDDLLI
- the dtd gene encoding D-aminoacyl-tRNA deacylase; amino-acid sequence: MRAVVQRVDGASVVVDGETVGAIEGEGLCVLVGVTHDDTKEKAAQLARKLWSVRMLHDEKSCGDVDAPLLVISQFTLYGDARKGRRPTWNAAAPGDVAEPLVEEVVAQLRALGATVATGRFGAKMRVSLTNDGPFTVLLEM
- the ygfZ gene encoding CAF17-like 4Fe-4S cluster assembly/insertion protein YgfZ; translation: MKSPLLSLPGAVPAEGVDEDVAAHYGDLFREQRALADGAGFVDLSHRGVIAVSGEDRLSWLHLLLTQHVSELPTGEATEALILSANGHIEHALYLVDDGTTVWAHVEPGTQEALLAYLESMKFFYRVEAADRTDDFAVVHLPAGSIAEVPKGVVVRETPYGRDLFLPRTDLESYAEKTGPAAGLLAYEALRVEHHRPRLGFETDHRTIPHELGWIGTAVHLQKGCYRGQETVARVQNLGKPPRRLVFLHLDGSEVHLPPRGAEIRLADDGPEGRKIGFITTSARHHELGPVALALVKRNVATDARLLADTTAAAQEVVVEP
- a CDS encoding Fur family transcriptional regulator; this encodes MVSTDWKSDLRQRGYRLTPQRQLVLEAVDTLEHATPDDILVEVRKTASGVNISTVYRTLELLEELGLVSHAHLGHGAPTYHLADRHHHIHLVCRDCTNVIEADVSVAADFTAKLRETFGFDTDMKHFAIFGRCEDCSLKSSTTKNSTTKSSTTES
- a CDS encoding restriction endonuclease subunit S, whose protein sequence is MTTTEGTKGFVPPAGWSSCLLGELWASIQAGPGQRTEDKGLTQADGGVPVVLPRDLRGRRIVTEEAPAVPAIPWDRARTLAKYELAEGDILITRTGTVGRCALVTGEHAGWLFHPNLVRLRLPGAGGVEAAYLAAYLSATTAQDWIRTRTAGAVIPSLSIRTLGELPVLVPSVAEQTAIGATLAALDDKIQAYAEITRATRAYRSVLADALMNGVLSAEP